In the genome of Polaribacter atrinae, one region contains:
- a CDS encoding phosphoglycerate kinase — protein sequence MKTLKDFNFKNKKALIRVDFNVPLNDKFEVTDATRIQAAKSTIIDILEQEGSCVLMSHLGRPKGFQDEFSLGHIVEKATEILGVKVKFVADCIGAKAEEAVANLQSGEILLLENLRFYEEEKKGDVAFAEKLSKFGDVYVNDAFGTAHRAHASTTIIAQFFPENKCFGNLLAREIESIDKVLNNSERPVLAILGGAKVSSKITVIENILDKVDHLIIGGGMSFTFVKAQGGKIGNSICEDDKMELALDILKQAKEKGVEVHIPVDVIAADDFSNDANTQELDINEIPDGWEGVDAGPKSREIFDTVVNKCKTILWNGPLGVFEMESFAGGTIALGNSIDKATKNGAFSLVGGGDSVAAVKQFGFADKVSYVSTGGGAMLEMLEGKTLPGIEAILK from the coding sequence ATGAAAACATTAAAAGATTTTAATTTCAAGAATAAGAAGGCGTTAATCCGTGTAGATTTTAACGTGCCTTTAAATGATAAATTTGAAGTAACAGATGCTACCAGAATTCAAGCTGCAAAATCTACTATTATAGATATTTTAGAGCAAGAAGGAAGCTGTGTTTTAATGTCGCATTTAGGACGTCCAAAAGGTTTTCAAGATGAATTTTCTTTAGGTCATATTGTAGAAAAAGCAACTGAAATTTTAGGAGTTAAGGTAAAGTTTGTTGCAGATTGTATTGGTGCTAAAGCAGAAGAAGCTGTAGCGAATTTACAGTCTGGAGAAATTTTGTTATTAGAAAATTTACGTTTCTATGAAGAAGAGAAAAAAGGAGATGTTGCATTTGCTGAGAAATTATCAAAATTTGGTGATGTTTATGTAAACGATGCTTTTGGTACTGCACACAGAGCACATGCATCAACAACTATTATTGCTCAGTTTTTTCCAGAAAACAAATGTTTTGGAAACTTATTAGCAAGAGAAATAGAAAGTATAGATAAAGTATTAAACAATTCTGAAAGACCAGTTTTAGCAATTTTAGGAGGTGCAAAAGTATCATCTAAAATTACTGTAATTGAAAACATTTTAGACAAAGTAGACCACTTAATTATTGGTGGTGGAATGAGTTTTACTTTTGTAAAAGCACAAGGAGGAAAGATTGGAAACTCTATTTGTGAAGATGATAAAATGGAATTAGCTTTAGATATCTTAAAGCAAGCAAAAGAAAAAGGAGTTGAAGTACATATTCCTGTTGATGTGATTGCTGCAGATGATTTTTCTAATGATGCAAATACACAAGAATTAGATATTAATGAAATTCCTGATGGTTGGGAAGGAGTTGATGCTGGACCAAAATCTAGAGAGATTTTTGATACAGTTGTAAACAAGTGTAAAACAATTTTATGGAACGGACCTTTAGGGGTTTTTGAAATGGAATCTTTTGCAGGTGGAACAATTGCTCTTGGTAATTCTATTGATAAGGCAACCAAAAACGGAGCATTCTCTTTAGTTGGAGGTGGAGATTCTGTTGCAGCTGTTAAACAATTTGGTTTTGCAGATAAAGTAAGTTATGTTTCTACTGGTGGTGGTGCTATGTTAGAAATGTTAGAAGGTAAAACGTTACCAGGAATTGAAGCTATTTTAAAATAA
- a CDS encoding DUF6370 family protein has protein sequence MKKLIVLSLLILASCSNKKEIKQVAEISCGQCQLHLDSEEGCSLAVRFDDKAYFVDGFGINDFGDAHDENIGFCNAIRKAEITGVVENGRFFASDIKLME, from the coding sequence ATGAAAAAATTAATCGTTTTAAGTTTATTAATATTAGCTTCTTGTTCTAACAAGAAAGAAATTAAGCAAGTTGCAGAAATATCTTGTGGCCAATGTCAGCTTCATTTAGATTCTGAAGAAGGTTGTAGTTTGGCTGTTCGTTTTGATGATAAAGCTTATTTTGTTGATGGTTTTGGAATTAATGATTTTGGTGATGCACATGATGAAAACATTGGCTTCTGTAACGCTATTAGAAAAGCAGAAATTACTGGTGTTGTAGAAAACGGACGCTTTTTTGCAAGTGATATTAAGTTGATGGAGTAA
- a CDS encoding glutamine--tRNA ligase/YqeY domain fusion protein, translating into MSEEKKSLNFLEHIIEEDLANGMPKENLRFRFPPEPNGYLHIGHTKAIGISFGLGETYNAPVNLRFDDTNPAKEEQEYVDAIKKDISWLGYSWANECYSSDYFQQLFDWAVLLIKDGKAYVDSQSSEDMRAQKGTPTKVGTNSPFRTRSVAENLELFQGMKDGKFKEGEHTLRAKIDMESPNMLMRDPLMYRIMYKSHHRTGDDWCIYPMYDWTHGESDYIEQISHSLCSLEFKPHRELYNWFRDNVVPFSSAEYPNPPKQREFSRLNLSYTIMSKRKLLTLVEKGIVAGWDDPRMPTISGLRRRGYTPESIKSFIETVGVSKRENIIDVALLEFKIREDLNKTAKRVMGVLDPVKVIIDNYPEGQEEMLTADYNDYEEGFGTREVPFSREIYIEREDFREEANKKFFRLKLGKEVRLKNAYFITATSCEKDENGEITVIHCTYDPLTKSGMDTEESKRKVKGTLHWVSVKHAVKAEVRAYDRLFLDEAPDAHKDKDFMEFVNPNSLEVITAFVEPSLQTAKIGERFQFQRMGYFNVDDDATTDNLIFNKIVGLRDSWGGK; encoded by the coding sequence ATGTCTGAAGAGAAAAAATCGCTCAATTTTTTAGAGCATATTATTGAAGAGGATTTAGCAAACGGAATGCCTAAAGAAAATTTACGTTTTCGTTTTCCGCCAGAACCAAATGGGTATTTACATATTGGTCACACAAAAGCAATCGGAATTAGTTTCGGCTTAGGTGAGACTTATAATGCGCCTGTAAATTTGCGTTTTGATGATACAAACCCAGCAAAAGAAGAGCAAGAATATGTAGATGCCATTAAGAAAGATATTTCTTGGTTGGGGTATTCTTGGGCAAATGAATGTTATTCATCAGACTATTTTCAGCAATTGTTCGATTGGGCAGTTTTGTTGATAAAGGATGGAAAAGCGTATGTAGATTCTCAATCTTCGGAAGATATGAGAGCGCAAAAAGGTACGCCAACTAAAGTTGGTACAAATAGCCCTTTTAGAACGCGTTCTGTAGCAGAAAACTTGGAATTATTTCAAGGAATGAAAGACGGAAAATTTAAGGAAGGGGAACATACTTTGCGTGCAAAGATTGATATGGAGAGCCCAAATATGTTGATGCGTGATCCTTTAATGTACAGAATTATGTATAAATCTCACCACAGAACGGGTGATGATTGGTGTATTTACCCAATGTACGATTGGACGCATGGTGAGAGTGATTATATTGAGCAAATATCGCATTCTTTATGTTCTCTTGAGTTTAAACCTCACAGAGAATTGTATAATTGGTTTAGAGATAATGTTGTGCCTTTTAGCAGTGCAGAATATCCGAACCCGCCAAAACAACGTGAGTTTTCTCGTTTAAATTTGAGTTATACAATTATGAGTAAACGTAAATTGTTAACGTTGGTAGAAAAAGGAATTGTGGCTGGTTGGGACGATCCTAGAATGCCTACTATTTCTGGTTTGCGTAGACGTGGTTATACTCCAGAGTCTATTAAAAGTTTTATAGAAACGGTTGGTGTTTCTAAACGTGAAAATATAATTGATGTAGCACTTTTAGAGTTTAAAATTCGTGAGGATTTAAACAAAACTGCTAAAAGAGTCATGGGTGTTTTAGACCCAGTTAAAGTAATTATTGATAATTATCCTGAAGGACAAGAAGAAATGTTAACGGCTGATTATAATGATTATGAAGAAGGTTTTGGAACAAGAGAGGTTCCTTTTTCTAGAGAAATTTACATAGAACGTGAAGATTTTAGAGAAGAAGCTAACAAAAAATTCTTCCGTTTAAAATTAGGAAAAGAGGTTCGTTTAAAAAATGCTTATTTTATTACAGCAACGAGCTGTGAGAAAGATGAAAACGGAGAAATTACCGTTATTCATTGTACATACGATCCGTTAACAAAATCTGGAATGGACACAGAAGAAAGCAAGCGTAAAGTAAAAGGTACTTTGCATTGGGTTTCTGTAAAACATGCTGTAAAAGCAGAAGTAAGAGCTTATGACAGGTTGTTTTTAGATGAAGCTCCGGATGCTCATAAAGACAAAGATTTTATGGAATTTGTAAACCCTAATTCTTTAGAAGTAATAACTGCTTTTGTAGAACCTAGTTTACAAACTGCTAAAATTGGAGAACGTTTTCAGTTTCAGCGTATGGGCTATTTTAATGTTGATGATGATGCTACCACAGATAACTTAATTTTCAACAAAATTGTTGGATTGAGAGATTCTTGGGGAGGGAAATAA